From the Leptospira sp. WS60.C2 genome, one window contains:
- a CDS encoding penicillin acylase family protein, which yields MLHKIKIFIKKRPFISLLLLFILSLPVTLHFLFWGLVALKAPRYEGEIRSEKLTAKATVIRDSVGIPHIVGEDAKSAYFALGFTMAQDRIFQMELQRRIGKGELTEIFGEKLIPSDQFLKSLLLKQSAEVYANKAQHVYPEAWEQLDWFLEGVNHFLVTEPLPIEYTILGIQPRPFDRVDAISFLFYMGFSFAEGIKSDSLYSIMESELAGRVAGELFPRYDFEPNASILESQPGVKKLALNTKKNFRLDSKPTSLDSTQTQKLSANHREAKKDITNLKQLVDFVSALQLPIEPLEGSNSWLVGPSRSASGGAVLANDPHIALSNPGAWYEAYIEYPGYENYGYFLSIIPFPLIAHNRDKAWGLTMLEQDDVNLYFETIENGKYKSGSTWKDLTYYKDEIKKKDGTTIPLEVAITNHGPIITEHIKGYKGRPVSLYWAHHHLENPLLDVLFKMGKAKSFQELDAASSMIGAPGLNFSYADKNGNIAYYAVGRFPILKSGNPRKILEGSTGENDVIGYLPTKDNPKIINPKNGIIVTANNLVTAGKLPGVGKPEGNWQPPDRFQRLVGIFETQEKWSLEELAAIQNDSVSSFAPEYLEILFSSVKDSKSVSGKKVLEILKNWNFEHFPESQGAAVYDVFFYITMKELLIDEMGPEHFELYGDIAEYWNAYRRFLRNASSPYWDDLRTVGVLETREDILKRSVEETARYLEKHVSASPSLWKWKYLYKIKHPHPLGVLPLIGGIFNIGPMPSAGGAEVVNNLKYKLMKEDWTATAGPSKRRVIDYGRFEESVTQLPIGNSGNLGSPFYGNLVEDYVNGIHRKILYSKDQVGAGKYRLEFQPK from the coding sequence ATGTTACACAAAATCAAAATATTCATTAAAAAGAGACCGTTTATTAGTCTCTTACTCCTTTTCATTCTTTCGCTTCCAGTAACGTTACATTTTCTGTTTTGGGGACTTGTTGCTTTGAAGGCTCCGAGATACGAAGGTGAAATCCGCTCTGAGAAATTAACAGCGAAGGCCACAGTGATTCGAGATTCCGTTGGGATTCCTCATATTGTGGGTGAAGATGCAAAGTCCGCTTACTTCGCATTAGGTTTTACAATGGCACAAGATCGTATTTTCCAGATGGAGTTGCAAAGACGCATTGGAAAAGGGGAACTCACTGAAATTTTTGGAGAAAAACTAATCCCTTCAGATCAGTTTTTGAAATCTTTATTATTAAAACAATCTGCTGAAGTCTATGCAAATAAGGCGCAGCACGTATACCCTGAGGCTTGGGAACAACTAGATTGGTTTCTGGAAGGAGTGAATCATTTCCTCGTAACAGAACCACTTCCAATCGAATACACAATTCTTGGAATCCAACCCAGGCCATTTGACAGAGTGGATGCAATTTCTTTCTTATTCTACATGGGATTTTCCTTCGCTGAAGGAATCAAATCTGATAGTTTGTATTCCATCATGGAATCGGAGTTAGCGGGTAGAGTTGCTGGAGAGTTGTTTCCGAGATACGATTTCGAACCTAACGCTTCCATTTTGGAATCCCAGCCAGGTGTGAAAAAACTAGCACTCAATACAAAGAAAAATTTCCGATTGGATTCGAAGCCAACGAGTCTTGATTCGACTCAAACGCAAAAATTAAGTGCAAACCATAGAGAAGCAAAGAAAGACATTACCAATTTAAAACAATTGGTTGATTTTGTAAGCGCTCTTCAATTACCGATTGAACCTTTAGAGGGAAGTAATTCTTGGCTTGTGGGACCGAGTCGCTCGGCAAGCGGTGGAGCCGTTCTTGCAAATGATCCGCATATTGCTTTGTCCAATCCAGGTGCTTGGTATGAAGCTTACATTGAATACCCTGGGTATGAAAATTATGGGTATTTTTTGTCCATCATCCCTTTTCCGCTCATCGCTCATAACCGTGACAAAGCATGGGGACTTACCATGCTCGAACAGGATGATGTGAATTTGTATTTTGAGACCATTGAGAATGGAAAATACAAATCAGGTTCTACTTGGAAAGATTTAACCTATTATAAAGATGAAATCAAAAAGAAAGATGGAACAACCATTCCATTAGAAGTAGCCATCACAAACCACGGACCTATCATCACCGAACACATCAAAGGTTACAAGGGAAGACCCGTCAGCTTGTATTGGGCACACCATCATTTAGAAAATCCCTTGTTAGACGTATTGTTTAAGATGGGAAAAGCCAAGTCATTCCAAGAGTTGGATGCGGCATCTTCGATGATTGGCGCACCTGGACTTAATTTTAGTTATGCGGATAAAAATGGAAACATTGCCTATTATGCAGTGGGAAGATTCCCTATTTTAAAATCAGGTAACCCGAGAAAAATTTTGGAAGGTTCCACTGGAGAAAATGATGTCATTGGATATCTTCCTACAAAAGACAATCCAAAGATCATCAATCCGAAAAATGGAATCATTGTGACAGCAAATAACCTTGTAACCGCTGGGAAATTGCCAGGTGTAGGCAAACCAGAAGGGAACTGGCAACCCCCAGATCGTTTTCAAAGGTTAGTTGGGATTTTTGAAACCCAAGAAAAATGGAGCCTTGAGGAACTTGCGGCGATTCAAAATGATTCAGTTTCTTCGTTTGCACCAGAATACTTGGAAATCCTTTTTTCTTCTGTGAAAGATTCGAAGTCAGTAAGTGGTAAAAAAGTTCTAGAGATTTTAAAGAATTGGAATTTTGAACATTTTCCAGAGTCCCAAGGTGCAGCGGTGTATGATGTGTTTTTCTACATCACCATGAAGGAACTTCTCATTGATGAAATGGGTCCAGAACATTTTGAGTTATACGGAGATATCGCTGAATATTGGAATGCGTATAGAAGATTTCTTCGTAATGCAAGCTCTCCATACTGGGATGATTTGCGCACGGTTGGTGTTCTTGAAACCAGAGAGGATATCCTAAAACGCTCTGTCGAAGAAACGGCGCGGTATTTGGAAAAACATGTGTCTGCCTCTCCGAGTCTTTGGAAGTGGAAATATTTGTATAAAATTAAACACCCTCATCCACTGGGAGTTTTACCGTTGATAGGTGGTATATTTAATATTGGTCCTATGCCAAGTGCTGGTGGGGCTGAGGTAGTCAACAATCTGAAATACAAATTGATGAAGGAAGACTGGACCGCAACAGCAGGACCTTCCAAACGTCGGGTGATTGATTACGGAAGATTTGAAGAATCAGTGACGCAACTCCCAATTGGGAACAGTGGGAATTTAGGGAGTCCATTTTACGGTAACTTGGTGGAGGATTACGTGAATGGAATCCATCGAAAGATTCTTTACTCCAAAGACCAAGTAGGTGCTGGAAAGTATCGTTTGGAATTCCAACCGAAATAG
- a CDS encoding lytic transglycosylase domain-containing protein, translating into MRKKGSFIQKLAHLGLVFVFLFESYGKINPSGYKANQETPLVKLEFLVAKQRPSLSIKERKNLVLVIERASYHLQFPKRMSYGGSGAIDKLGFLVGVIQTESQFHTHAKSNKGALGLLQVMPETAKWLAKKEGIPFRSEKDLYEPETNLILGVLYLNYLLERTESLEATLLAYNAGLAGYKRFGGVPSYSRTVYKYYEEWKQMVAPSEIPVSESLASLFSI; encoded by the coding sequence ATGCGAAAAAAAGGAAGTTTCATTCAAAAATTGGCTCATTTGGGCTTAGTTTTTGTATTTTTATTTGAATCTTACGGAAAGATCAACCCTTCCGGATACAAGGCAAACCAGGAAACACCATTGGTAAAATTGGAATTCTTGGTGGCAAAACAAAGACCAAGTCTCTCCATAAAGGAGCGCAAAAACTTAGTCCTTGTGATCGAACGAGCTTCTTACCACTTACAATTTCCGAAACGAATGAGTTATGGAGGCAGTGGCGCCATCGATAAATTGGGATTTTTGGTAGGAGTGATTCAAACAGAATCCCAATTCCATACACATGCAAAATCTAACAAAGGAGCTCTTGGACTTTTGCAAGTGATGCCAGAAACAGCCAAATGGCTTGCGAAAAAAGAAGGGATTCCCTTCCGTTCAGAGAAAGATCTCTATGAACCAGAGACGAATTTAATACTAGGTGTTCTTTATTTAAATTACCTTTTGGAACGCACAGAATCACTCGAAGCGACATTGTTAGCTTATAATGCAGGACTTGCTGGATACAAACGATTTGGTGGCGTTCCTTCTTATTCACGAACAGTTTACAAATACTATGAGGAATGGAAACAGATGGTTGCTCCATCTGAAATTCCAGTTTCTGAATCTTTAGCGAGTCTCTTTTCCATTTAA